From Vespula vulgaris chromosome 11, iyVesVulg1.1, whole genome shotgun sequence, the proteins below share one genomic window:
- the LOC127067472 gene encoding acidic leucine-rich nuclear phosphoprotein 32 family member A isoform X2 — MEKRISLEQRGRKPADIKELVLDNCRSTNIDGLTDEFVALEVLSLINVGLTSLKGFPKLPNLKKLELSDNRISGGINLLHMSPKIDYLNLSGNKIKDIDTLQPLKEFKNLKYLDLFNNEVTNVDNYREKVFSLVPNLRYLDGFDKDDCEAEDSEDDEVNGNEDGDGEINEEDSEDVSDEEEDDNIDGLAAVYKNNLEDESDEEDYMGEEEEEEDDDYDILEIEGEEEEDASPARGKKRKHEDVESGN; from the exons ATGGAAAAGCGGATATCTCTCGAGCAACGGGGCAGGAAACCCGCCGAC aTTAAAGAATTGGTTCTTGATAATTGTCGGAGTACAAATATCGATGGTCTGACGGATGAATTTGTTGCTTTAGAAGTTTTGAGTCTTATTAATGTGGGTCTTACCAGTCTAAAAGGTTTTCCAAAGTTGCCCAATTTAAAAAAG TTGGAACTAAGCGACAATAGGATTTCTGGTGGAATTAATCTTTTGCATATGAGTCCAAAAATAGATTATCTTAATCTTAGCGGGAATAAGATCAAAGATATTGATACGCTCCAACCATTG AAAGAATTCAAGAATTTGAAGTATTTGGATCTCTTTAACAACGAAGTAACAAATGTTGATAAttacagagagaaagtattTAGTCTTGTCCCTAATCTACGATATTTAGATGG TTTTGACAAGGATGATTGCGAAGCAGAAGATAGCGAAGATGACGAAGTGAATGGTAATGAGGATGGTGATGGTGAAATTAATGAAGAGGACAGTGAGGATG TTtctgatgaagaagaagatgataacATAGATGGTTTAGCAGCGGTCTATAAAAACAATCTTGag GATGAAAGTGACGAGGAAGATTACATGggcgaagaggaggaagaagaagatgatgattatgatataCTTGAAATTGAaggggaagaggaagaag aTGCGTCTCCAGCCcgtgggaaaaaaagaaaacatgaaGACGTGGAGTCCGGGAACTAG
- the LOC127067472 gene encoding acidic leucine-rich nuclear phosphoprotein 32 family member A isoform X3: protein MVSLFEVMYRHNICDHIKELVLDNCRSTNIDGLTDEFVALEVLSLINVGLTSLKGFPKLPNLKKLELSDNRISGGINLLHMSPKIDYLNLSGNKIKDIDTLQPLKEFKNLKYLDLFNNEVTNVDNYREKVFSLVPNLRYLDGFDKDDCEAEDSEDDEVNGNEDGDGEINEEDSEDVSDEEEDDNIDGLAAVYKNNLEDESDEEDYMGEEEEEEDDDYDILEIEGEEEEDASPARGKKRKHEDVESGN, encoded by the exons ATGGTGTCTCTTTTTGAGGTTATGTACCGACACAACATATGCGACCAC aTTAAAGAATTGGTTCTTGATAATTGTCGGAGTACAAATATCGATGGTCTGACGGATGAATTTGTTGCTTTAGAAGTTTTGAGTCTTATTAATGTGGGTCTTACCAGTCTAAAAGGTTTTCCAAAGTTGCCCAATTTAAAAAAG TTGGAACTAAGCGACAATAGGATTTCTGGTGGAATTAATCTTTTGCATATGAGTCCAAAAATAGATTATCTTAATCTTAGCGGGAATAAGATCAAAGATATTGATACGCTCCAACCATTG AAAGAATTCAAGAATTTGAAGTATTTGGATCTCTTTAACAACGAAGTAACAAATGTTGATAAttacagagagaaagtattTAGTCTTGTCCCTAATCTACGATATTTAGATGG TTTTGACAAGGATGATTGCGAAGCAGAAGATAGCGAAGATGACGAAGTGAATGGTAATGAGGATGGTGATGGTGAAATTAATGAAGAGGACAGTGAGGATG TTtctgatgaagaagaagatgataacATAGATGGTTTAGCAGCGGTCTATAAAAACAATCTTGag GATGAAAGTGACGAGGAAGATTACATGggcgaagaggaggaagaagaagatgatgattatgatataCTTGAAATTGAaggggaagaggaagaag aTGCGTCTCCAGCCcgtgggaaaaaaagaaaacatgaaGACGTGGAGTCCGGGAACTAG
- the LOC127067472 gene encoding acidic leucine-rich nuclear phosphoprotein 32 family member A isoform X1, translated as MAAAILDESIRPPWLCDDDNRRSTRSNCIYLYATAASDDVDIDDDNDDDDDDDDDDDNDDDDDDVNGRSKTLFTPCGSPTFLIKELVLDNCRSTNIDGLTDEFVALEVLSLINVGLTSLKGFPKLPNLKKLELSDNRISGGINLLHMSPKIDYLNLSGNKIKDIDTLQPLKEFKNLKYLDLFNNEVTNVDNYREKVFSLVPNLRYLDGFDKDDCEAEDSEDDEVNGNEDGDGEINEEDSEDVSDEEEDDNIDGLAAVYKNNLEDESDEEDYMGEEEEEEDDDYDILEIEGEEEEDASPARGKKRKHEDVESGN; from the exons ATGGCGGCCGCCATCTTGGACGAGTCCATTCGGCCGCCATGGTTGTGTGACGATGATAATCGACGATCGACGCGCTCGAATTGCAtctacttat ATGCTACTGCTGCTTCTGATGATGTTGAtattgatgatgataatgatgatgatgatgatgatgatgatgatgatgataatgatgatgatgatgacgacgtaAATGGCCGTTCGAAAACTCTTTTTACGCCATGTGGTTCACCTACTTTTCTA aTTAAAGAATTGGTTCTTGATAATTGTCGGAGTACAAATATCGATGGTCTGACGGATGAATTTGTTGCTTTAGAAGTTTTGAGTCTTATTAATGTGGGTCTTACCAGTCTAAAAGGTTTTCCAAAGTTGCCCAATTTAAAAAAG TTGGAACTAAGCGACAATAGGATTTCTGGTGGAATTAATCTTTTGCATATGAGTCCAAAAATAGATTATCTTAATCTTAGCGGGAATAAGATCAAAGATATTGATACGCTCCAACCATTG AAAGAATTCAAGAATTTGAAGTATTTGGATCTCTTTAACAACGAAGTAACAAATGTTGATAAttacagagagaaagtattTAGTCTTGTCCCTAATCTACGATATTTAGATGG TTTTGACAAGGATGATTGCGAAGCAGAAGATAGCGAAGATGACGAAGTGAATGGTAATGAGGATGGTGATGGTGAAATTAATGAAGAGGACAGTGAGGATG TTtctgatgaagaagaagatgataacATAGATGGTTTAGCAGCGGTCTATAAAAACAATCTTGag GATGAAAGTGACGAGGAAGATTACATGggcgaagaggaggaagaagaagatgatgattatgatataCTTGAAATTGAaggggaagaggaagaag aTGCGTCTCCAGCCcgtgggaaaaaaagaaaacatgaaGACGTGGAGTCCGGGAACTAG
- the LOC127067472 gene encoding acidic leucine-rich nuclear phosphoprotein 32 family member A isoform X4: MIIDDRRARIASTYIKELVLDNCRSTNIDGLTDEFVALEVLSLINVGLTSLKGFPKLPNLKKLELSDNRISGGINLLHMSPKIDYLNLSGNKIKDIDTLQPLKEFKNLKYLDLFNNEVTNVDNYREKVFSLVPNLRYLDGFDKDDCEAEDSEDDEVNGNEDGDGEINEEDSEDVSDEEEDDNIDGLAAVYKNNLEDESDEEDYMGEEEEEEDDDYDILEIEGEEEEDASPARGKKRKHEDVESGN, translated from the exons ATGATAATCGACGATCGACGCGCTCGAATTGCAtctacttat aTTAAAGAATTGGTTCTTGATAATTGTCGGAGTACAAATATCGATGGTCTGACGGATGAATTTGTTGCTTTAGAAGTTTTGAGTCTTATTAATGTGGGTCTTACCAGTCTAAAAGGTTTTCCAAAGTTGCCCAATTTAAAAAAG TTGGAACTAAGCGACAATAGGATTTCTGGTGGAATTAATCTTTTGCATATGAGTCCAAAAATAGATTATCTTAATCTTAGCGGGAATAAGATCAAAGATATTGATACGCTCCAACCATTG AAAGAATTCAAGAATTTGAAGTATTTGGATCTCTTTAACAACGAAGTAACAAATGTTGATAAttacagagagaaagtattTAGTCTTGTCCCTAATCTACGATATTTAGATGG TTTTGACAAGGATGATTGCGAAGCAGAAGATAGCGAAGATGACGAAGTGAATGGTAATGAGGATGGTGATGGTGAAATTAATGAAGAGGACAGTGAGGATG TTtctgatgaagaagaagatgataacATAGATGGTTTAGCAGCGGTCTATAAAAACAATCTTGag GATGAAAGTGACGAGGAAGATTACATGggcgaagaggaggaagaagaagatgatgattatgatataCTTGAAATTGAaggggaagaggaagaag aTGCGTCTCCAGCCcgtgggaaaaaaagaaaacatgaaGACGTGGAGTCCGGGAACTAG